Proteins co-encoded in one Amaranthus tricolor cultivar Red isolate AtriRed21 chromosome 7, ASM2621246v1, whole genome shotgun sequence genomic window:
- the LOC130817525 gene encoding enhancer of rudimentary homolog, producing the protein MDNRHTIILMQTSHNRATRTFMDYQSISQAMDGICALYERKLKEINPTIRNISYDINDLYNFIDGLTDMSALVYDHSIQAYLPCDRQWIKQKTLQRLKKLAQRIE; encoded by the exons ATG GACAACAGGCATACAATTATTCTAATGCAAACATCACACAACAGAGCAACTAGGACATTTATGGATTATCAGTCAATAAGTCAAGCCATGGACG GTATCTGTGCTTTGTATGAGAGGAAGCTAAAGGAAATAAATCCTACTATCCGAAACATAAGTTATGATATTAATGATCTTTACAATTTCATTGATGGGCTCACAGACATGAGTGCTTTAGT TTATGACCATTCAATTCAAGCGTACCTGCCTTGTGATCGGCAGTGGATCAAACAGAAGACACTCCAACGACTCAAGAAATTGGCTCAACGAATAGAGTAA